Proteins found in one Triticum urartu cultivar G1812 chromosome 4, Tu2.1, whole genome shotgun sequence genomic segment:
- the LOC125551832 gene encoding transmembrane protein 87B-like isoform X2 has product MLLSGCCYRFVNVTFWRNAESAESHAKMAHSTGLVQAILFEAADRDNIGGSAYGGQRSICCTPDLAKLEGCKQGEVIRRPSSDDPDWPVVVDTHFSANHLSVKLDDEEVHITKTGMYNLFFISCDPKLRGLAMSGKTIWRNPGGYLPGRMAPLMRFYVFMSLAYLLVMVVWFSNYIRFWRDILPIQNWITLVIALGLFEMTLWYFEYLNFNSSGVRPVGITTWVVTVGAIRKTISRLLILSISMGYGVVRPTLGGLTSKVLLLGLTYFLASELLDISENVGTINDISGKAKLFLVLPDAFLDAFLILWIFTSLSRTLEKLQARRSSVKLDIYRKFTNALAVSVIASVVWIGYEVRKSHYIHGQ; this is encoded by the exons ATGTTACTTTCTGGATGTTGTTACAGGTTTGTGAATGTTACTTTCTGGAGGAACGCAGAATCAGCAGAATCACATGCAAAAATGGCACATAGTACAGGCTTGGTGCAAGCTATTTTATTTGAAGCAGCTGACAGGGATAACATTGGGGGTTCTGCCTATGGTGGACAGAGGTCCATTTGTTGCACCCCTGACCTTGCTAAACTAGAGGGCTGCAAACAAGGTGAAGTAATCAGGAGGCCATCTTCTGATGACCCAGATTGGCCTGTCGTGGTAGATACACACTTCAGTGCTAATCACCTTTCAGTGAAGTTGGATGACGAGGAAGTTCACATTACAAAGACAGGCATGTACAACTTGTTCTTCATTTCTTGTGATCCAAAACTAAGGGGCCTTGCTATGAGTGGGAAGACAATCTGGAGAAATCCTGGGGGGTACCTACCAGGACGAATGGCACCTCTGATGAGATTTTATGTTTTCATGTCGCTGGCATATCTGTTAGTCATGGTTGTCTGGTTTAGCAATTACATAAGGTTTTGGAGGGATATACTGCCAATACAGAATTGGATCACACTAGTAATTGCTCTTGGACTGTTTGAGATGACACTATGGTACTTTGAGTACTTAAACTTCAACAGCAGCGGTGTACGACCTGTCGGAATTACAACTTGGGTTGTAACTGTTGGCGCTATCAGAAAAACAATTTCCCGTCTACTGATCCTTTCTATATCCATGGGATACGGTGTTGTTCGCCCAACTCTAGGAGGGCTCACCTCTAAGGTTTTACTCCTTGGGCTTACATATTTCCTGGCTTCTGAATTACTGGATATTTCAGAAAATGTTGGAACAATTAATGACATCTCAGGCAAAGCAAAGCTTTTCCTTGTCCTTCCTGATGCATTTTTGGATGCTTTTCTCATACTTTGGATTTTCACTTCTCTTTCCCGCACTCTCGAGAAATTACAG GCAAGGAGGAGTTCTGTGAAATTGGATATATACAGAAAGTTCACAAATGCACTGGCGGTCTCTGTCATAGCTTCAGTTGTCTGGATTGGCTATGAGGTGCGTAAATCCCATTATATACATGGACAATAA
- the LOC125551832 gene encoding transmembrane protein 87A-like isoform X1, with amino-acid sequence MNPHPLRLGALLAALVLAAGGGWWGRAEASIHTYGRESFREVGNAFLLSGGSEGIVADGADLAAPASSFIKFVNVTFWRNAESAESHAKMAHSTGLVQAILFEAADRDNIGGSAYGGQRSICCTPDLAKLEGCKQGEVIRRPSSDDPDWPVVVDTHFSANHLSVKLDDEEVHITKTGMYNLFFISCDPKLRGLAMSGKTIWRNPGGYLPGRMAPLMRFYVFMSLAYLLVMVVWFSNYIRFWRDILPIQNWITLVIALGLFEMTLWYFEYLNFNSSGVRPVGITTWVVTVGAIRKTISRLLILSISMGYGVVRPTLGGLTSKVLLLGLTYFLASELLDISENVGTINDISGKAKLFLVLPDAFLDAFLILWIFTSLSRTLEKLQARRSSVKLDIYRKFTNALAVSVIASVVWIGYEVRKSHYIHGQ; translated from the exons ATGAATCCCCACCCCCTCCGCCTCGGCGCGCTCTTGGCGGCCCTCGTGCTTGCCGCCGGCGGCGGGTGGTGGGGCCGTGCGGAGGCGTCGATCCACACCTACGGGCGCGAGTCGTTCCGCGAGGTGGGCAACGCTTTCCTCCTCTCCGGCGGCAGCGAGGGCATCGTCGCCGACGGGGCCGATCTCGCCGCCCCCGCCTCCTCCTTCATCAA GTTTGTGAATGTTACTTTCTGGAGGAACGCAGAATCAGCAGAATCACATGCAAAAATGGCACATAGTACAGGCTTGGTGCAAGCTATTTTATTTGAAGCAGCTGACAGGGATAACATTGGGGGTTCTGCCTATGGTGGACAGAGGTCCATTTGTTGCACCCCTGACCTTGCTAAACTAGAGGGCTGCAAACAAGGTGAAGTAATCAGGAGGCCATCTTCTGATGACCCAGATTGGCCTGTCGTGGTAGATACACACTTCAGTGCTAATCACCTTTCAGTGAAGTTGGATGACGAGGAAGTTCACATTACAAAGACAGGCATGTACAACTTGTTCTTCATTTCTTGTGATCCAAAACTAAGGGGCCTTGCTATGAGTGGGAAGACAATCTGGAGAAATCCTGGGGGGTACCTACCAGGACGAATGGCACCTCTGATGAGATTTTATGTTTTCATGTCGCTGGCATATCTGTTAGTCATGGTTGTCTGGTTTAGCAATTACATAAGGTTTTGGAGGGATATACTGCCAATACAGAATTGGATCACACTAGTAATTGCTCTTGGACTGTTTGAGATGACACTATGGTACTTTGAGTACTTAAACTTCAACAGCAGCGGTGTACGACCTGTCGGAATTACAACTTGGGTTGTAACTGTTGGCGCTATCAGAAAAACAATTTCCCGTCTACTGATCCTTTCTATATCCATGGGATACGGTGTTGTTCGCCCAACTCTAGGAGGGCTCACCTCTAAGGTTTTACTCCTTGGGCTTACATATTTCCTGGCTTCTGAATTACTGGATATTTCAGAAAATGTTGGAACAATTAATGACATCTCAGGCAAAGCAAAGCTTTTCCTTGTCCTTCCTGATGCATTTTTGGATGCTTTTCTCATACTTTGGATTTTCACTTCTCTTTCCCGCACTCTCGAGAAATTACAG GCAAGGAGGAGTTCTGTGAAATTGGATATATACAGAAAGTTCACAAATGCACTGGCGGTCTCTGTCATAGCTTCAGTTGTCTGGATTGGCTATGAGGTGCGTAAATCCCATTATATACATGGACAATAA